A region of Mammaliicoccus sp. Dog046 DNA encodes the following proteins:
- a CDS encoding carboxylesterase has translation MRIQLPKPFFFEEGKRAVLLLHGFTGNSSDVRQLGRFLQKKGYTSYAPHYEGHGRPPEEILESSPFVWFKDCLDAYDFLEEKGYTEIAVAGLSLGGVFSLKLSLKRDVKGIVTMCSPMYIKTEGTMFEGVLDYAREFKKYEGKSPEQIEDEMKNFHPTDTLTELQETIQEVRDQIDEVFDPLFVVQGRNDKMINPDSANIIYNESSSDDKNMKWYEESGHVITIGQEKEQVFEDVYQFLESLDWSE, from the coding sequence ATGAGAATTCAATTACCTAAACCTTTCTTCTTTGAAGAAGGAAAAAGAGCTGTTCTACTTTTACATGGATTTACAGGTAATTCATCGGATGTTAGACAACTAGGACGTTTCTTACAGAAAAAAGGATACACATCATATGCGCCACACTACGAAGGTCATGGTAGACCTCCAGAGGAAATTTTAGAATCAAGCCCGTTCGTATGGTTCAAAGATTGCTTAGATGCATATGATTTCTTAGAAGAAAAAGGGTATACTGAAATTGCAGTAGCTGGTCTTTCTTTAGGCGGTGTGTTTAGTTTAAAACTAAGTTTAAAAAGAGATGTAAAAGGTATTGTAACAATGTGTTCCCCTATGTATATAAAAACAGAAGGCACTATGTTTGAAGGTGTGCTAGATTACGCAAGAGAATTCAAGAAGTATGAAGGCAAATCACCTGAACAAATTGAAGATGAAATGAAAAACTTTCATCCAACAGATACACTGACTGAACTACAAGAAACGATTCAAGAAGTCAGAGATCAAATTGATGAAGTGTTTGATCCATTATTTGTAGTTCAAGGAAGAAACGATAAAATGATAAATCCTGATTCTGCCAACATTATTTATAACGAGTCATCATCTGATGATAAAAATATGAAATGGTACGAAGAATCTGGTCATGTTATAACAATCGGACAAGAAAAAGAACAAGTGTTTGAAGATGTTTATCAATTCTTAGAATCATTAGATTGGTCCGAATAA
- a CDS encoding phosphoglycerate kinase produces MAKKNVKDVELKGKKVLVRADFNVPMKDGAITNDNRIVQALPTIKYIIEQGGKVILFSHLGKVKTEEDKKELSLKPVAERLSELLNKTVEFVPDTRGEALENAIEGLSEGDVLVFENTRFEDVDGKKESKNDPELGKYWASLGDVFVNDAFGTAHREHASNVGIASNLETASGFLMDKEIKFIGGVVSEPERPLVAILGGAKVSDKIGVIENLLTIADKVIIGGGMAYTFFKAQGKEIGLSLLEEDKVDFAKDLLDRAGDKIILPVDCKVAKEFSNDAEITVVSADEIPADQESMDIGPKSVELFSEALQGANTVVWNGPMGVFELSNFAQGTIGVCKAIANLKDATTIIGGGDSAAAAMDLGFADDFSHISTGGGASLEYLEGKALPGIEAISEK; encoded by the coding sequence ATGGCAAAGAAGAATGTTAAAGATGTTGAATTAAAAGGTAAAAAAGTACTTGTTAGAGCGGATTTTAATGTACCAATGAAAGATGGTGCGATTACTAATGACAATAGAATTGTCCAAGCGCTCCCTACAATAAAATACATTATCGAGCAAGGCGGTAAAGTTATTTTATTCTCACATTTAGGTAAAGTTAAAACTGAAGAAGATAAAAAAGAATTATCACTTAAACCAGTTGCAGAACGCTTAAGTGAACTATTAAATAAAACAGTTGAATTCGTACCTGACACACGTGGAGAAGCATTAGAAAATGCTATCGAAGGTTTATCTGAAGGCGATGTATTAGTATTTGAAAATACACGTTTCGAAGATGTTGACGGTAAAAAAGAATCTAAAAATGATCCTGAATTAGGTAAATACTGGGCTTCATTAGGTGATGTATTTGTAAATGATGCATTTGGTACTGCACACCGTGAACATGCATCAAATGTTGGAATTGCATCAAACCTTGAAACAGCTTCAGGTTTCTTAATGGATAAAGAAATTAAATTTATCGGTGGCGTTGTAAGTGAACCAGAACGCCCACTTGTAGCAATTTTAGGTGGCGCAAAGGTTTCTGACAAAATCGGTGTTATTGAAAACTTATTAACAATTGCTGATAAAGTAATTATCGGTGGCGGAATGGCTTATACATTCTTTAAAGCACAAGGTAAAGAAATCGGCTTATCTTTATTAGAAGAAGATAAAGTGGACTTCGCTAAAGATTTATTAGACCGTGCTGGCGATAAAATTATCCTTCCAGTAGATTGTAAAGTAGCTAAAGAATTCTCAAATGATGCTGAAATTACAGTAGTTTCTGCAGATGAAATTCCAGCTGATCAAGAATCAATGGATATCGGTCCTAAATCAGTTGAATTATTTAGTGAAGCATTACAAGGTGCAAACACAGTTGTATGGAATGGACCAATGGGTGTATTCGAATTAAGTAACTTTGCACAAGGTACAATTGGCGTATGTAAAGCAATTGCTAACTTGAAAGATGCTACTACAATTATCGGTGGTGGAGATTCAGCAGCAGCAGCTATGGATTTAGGTTTCGCTGATGACTTCTCACACATTTCAACAGGTGGCGGTGCTTCTCTAGAATATCTAGAAGGTAAAGCATTACCAGGTATTGAAGCAATTTCAGAAAAATAA
- the aroA gene encoding 3-phosphoshikimate 1-carboxyvinyltransferase, which produces MTINLKSAQSPWSGLEGVEQLTLHPINQSFNKEVVIPGSKSVTNRAFILAGFSEGTSKLSGYLKSDDTYWCMETLKNLGATFEFIGDDILVTGIDRNQLADKQQVFIGSAGTTARFLPGILGTQEQSEITITSTEQLAVRPHQTLHEALKQLGVQVKYVEEEGQLPVTIKGTSETGGKVSIAGNQSSQFISGLLMAAPLFNHPTEIELTTNIVQSAYVDITIEMMEQFGIQVNVSEDYKHMTVEQGQYQGATLPLEADLSTACYFMALAALNQSTIKINHLNLNSHQPDLEVVDILERMGATVEKGEDYVVISGPEQLQGNLTIDMNACSDQALTIGTLATFADGPITITGVEHIRHHECNRVSALTESLTQLGIQVEEHQDGWTITPGEIKAATLDTYDDHRVAMSLSLIGTKVDGLTLLDPSCVSKTCPTYFEMLQNLGISIDYK; this is translated from the coding sequence ATGACGATTAATTTAAAAAGTGCGCAATCTCCATGGTCAGGATTGGAAGGTGTTGAACAATTAACACTGCATCCAATCAATCAATCATTTAATAAAGAAGTAGTGATACCTGGAAGCAAAAGTGTGACTAATAGAGCATTTATATTAGCTGGATTTAGTGAAGGGACTTCAAAACTTTCTGGTTATTTAAAAAGTGATGATACATATTGGTGTATGGAAACATTGAAAAATTTAGGTGCCACTTTTGAATTTATTGGTGATGATATTTTGGTCACAGGTATTGATCGAAATCAATTGGCTGATAAACAACAAGTGTTTATAGGTTCAGCTGGAACAACGGCAAGATTTTTACCTGGAATTTTAGGCACACAAGAACAAAGTGAAATTACAATTACGTCTACTGAACAACTTGCAGTAAGACCACATCAAACTTTACATGAAGCACTTAAACAATTAGGTGTACAAGTAAAGTATGTTGAGGAAGAAGGACAGTTACCAGTTACGATTAAAGGGACTTCTGAAACAGGTGGTAAAGTGTCAATTGCAGGTAATCAGTCCAGTCAATTTATTAGTGGACTATTAATGGCAGCACCTCTATTTAACCATCCAACAGAAATTGAGTTAACGACAAATATTGTTCAAAGTGCCTATGTCGATATCACAATTGAAATGATGGAACAATTCGGCATTCAAGTGAACGTATCTGAAGACTATAAGCATATGACTGTAGAACAAGGACAATATCAAGGAGCGACGTTACCATTAGAAGCTGATTTATCTACGGCGTGTTATTTTATGGCTTTAGCAGCTTTAAATCAATCTACAATTAAAATTAATCATTTGAATTTAAACAGTCATCAGCCTGATCTGGAAGTTGTAGATATACTTGAACGTATGGGGGCAACTGTTGAAAAGGGCGAAGACTATGTTGTGATTTCTGGACCAGAACAATTACAAGGCAACTTGACGATTGATATGAATGCATGTTCTGACCAAGCTTTAACGATAGGGACTTTAGCAACATTCGCAGATGGACCGATTACTATAACTGGTGTCGAACATATTCGTCATCATGAATGTAATCGCGTATCTGCTCTAACAGAAAGTTTGACACAACTTGGTATTCAAGTAGAAGAACATCAAGACGGATGGACAATCACGCCTGGAGAAATAAAAGCAGCGACGTTAGACACATATGACGATCATCGAGTAGCGATGTCATTAAGTCTTATCGGTACAAAAGTAGACGGATTAACTTTGTTGGATCCATCATGTGTCTCTAAAACATGTCCAACATATTTTGAAATGTTACAAAACCTTGGCATATCAATTGACTATAAATAA
- the secG gene encoding preprotein translocase subunit SecG, whose protein sequence is MHTFLIVLLIIVCIALITVVLLQEGKSTGLSGAISGGAEQLFGKQKQRGIDLVLHRATIILSILFFLLMLAITYFKM, encoded by the coding sequence ATGCATACATTTTTAATCGTCTTATTAATCATCGTTTGTATTGCATTGATTACCGTCGTGTTACTACAAGAAGGTAAGAGTACGGGATTATCCGGTGCAATTAGTGGCGGAGCAGAACAACTATTTGGAAAACAAAAGCAACGTGGTATAGATTTAGTGTTACACAGAGCTACGATTATATTATCAATTTTATTTTTCTTATTAATGCTAGCGATCACATACTTTAAAATGTAG
- the tpiA gene encoding triose-phosphate isomerase, with amino-acid sequence MRKPIIAGNWKMNKTVQEAKDFVNELPALPDTNEVDSVICAPTLHLDALVNLTKEGAAQGLQIGAQNAYFEDNGAFTGETSPAALEDLGVKYVVLGHSERREYFGETDEDVNKKSLAVFSHNMTPIICVGETLEERESGKAESVVGGQVEAALKGFSEDQVKSAVIAYEPIWAIGTGKSSTSEDANQMCGHVRKVVADAFSQEAADALRVQYGGSVKPENIKEYMAQSDIDGALVGGASLQVESFVALLEGAK; translated from the coding sequence ATGAGAAAACCAATTATCGCAGGTAACTGGAAAATGAATAAAACAGTTCAAGAAGCAAAAGACTTTGTTAATGAACTTCCAGCATTACCAGATACAAACGAGGTAGATTCAGTAATTTGTGCACCAACTTTACATTTAGATGCACTTGTTAATTTAACTAAAGAAGGCGCAGCACAAGGATTACAAATTGGTGCTCAAAATGCATACTTCGAAGATAATGGTGCATTCACTGGTGAAACTTCTCCAGCAGCACTTGAAGATTTAGGCGTTAAATATGTTGTATTAGGACATTCAGAGCGTCGTGAATACTTTGGTGAAACAGATGAAGATGTAAACAAAAAATCATTAGCTGTATTCTCACATAATATGACACCAATCATCTGTGTTGGTGAAACATTAGAAGAAAGAGAATCAGGTAAAGCAGAATCAGTTGTAGGTGGACAAGTAGAAGCAGCGCTTAAAGGATTTAGTGAAGATCAAGTTAAATCTGCTGTAATCGCTTATGAACCTATCTGGGCAATTGGTACTGGTAAATCTTCAACTTCAGAAGATGCTAACCAAATGTGTGGACACGTGCGTAAAGTTGTTGCTGATGCATTTTCACAAGAAGCTGCTGACGCATTACGTGTACAATACGGTGGTAGTGTTAAACCTGAAAACATTAAAGAATATATGGCTCAATCAGATATCGACGGTGCATTAGTTGGCGGTGCTTCATTACAAGTTGAATCATTCGTTGCATTATTAGAGGGTGCAAAATAA
- the gpmI gene encoding 2,3-bisphosphoglycerate-independent phosphoglycerate mutase, with the protein MPKQPTALIILDGFANREEEHGNAVKQANKPNFDRYYNQFPHNELSACGLDVGLPEGQMGNSEVGHLNIGAGRVVYQSLTRINKSIEDGDFFEIEELKEAMNHVAKNNSTLHLMGLLSDGGVHSHYKHLFALLELAKKQGVEKVYVHGFLDGRDVDQKSALKYIEETENKFKELGLGQFASISGRYYAMDRDNRWDREEKAYDAMSNGVGPVFKTAIEGVESNYKEGLTDEFVVPFIVKDEEEGVENTGVNSHDAMIFFNFRPDRAAQLSQVYTNEKFEGFELKRKLDDLYFVTFTNYSDDVFAKVAFKPVDIKNTIGEVAQKNNLKQLRIAETEKFPHVTYFMSGGSHAEFEGERRVLIDSPKVATYDLKPEMSAYEVKDALIGELDKGDLDLIILNFANPDMVGHSGMLEPTIKAIEAVDECLGEVVDKILSMNGTAIITADHGNSDEVLTDSESPMTTHTTNPVPVIVTKEGVEVRSGGRLADLAPTLIDLLGVEQPEDMTGKSLIK; encoded by the coding sequence ATGCCTAAACAACCAACAGCACTTATTATTCTTGACGGATTTGCTAATCGTGAAGAAGAACATGGTAATGCGGTGAAACAAGCCAACAAGCCCAATTTCGACCGTTACTACAATCAATTTCCACATAATGAATTATCAGCGTGTGGTTTAGATGTTGGATTACCTGAAGGACAAATGGGTAATTCAGAAGTAGGTCATTTAAATATTGGTGCTGGTAGAGTCGTATACCAAAGTTTAACAAGAATTAATAAGTCAATTGAAGATGGCGATTTCTTTGAAATTGAAGAATTAAAAGAAGCTATGAATCATGTTGCAAAAAATAATTCTACATTACATTTAATGGGACTTTTATCTGATGGCGGCGTACACAGTCATTACAAACATTTATTTGCTTTATTAGAATTAGCTAAGAAGCAAGGTGTAGAGAAAGTCTATGTTCACGGTTTCCTTGATGGACGTGACGTTGATCAAAAATCAGCACTTAAATATATTGAAGAAACTGAAAATAAATTTAAAGAATTAGGTTTAGGACAGTTTGCTTCAATTTCAGGACGCTATTATGCAATGGACAGAGACAACCGTTGGGATCGTGAAGAAAAAGCTTACGACGCAATGTCAAACGGTGTAGGTCCAGTATTCAAAACAGCAATTGAAGGTGTAGAATCAAATTATAAAGAAGGATTAACGGATGAGTTCGTCGTTCCATTTATCGTTAAAGATGAAGAAGAAGGCGTTGAGAATACAGGTGTAAACAGTCATGATGCAATGATATTCTTTAACTTCCGTCCTGATAGAGCTGCTCAATTGAGCCAAGTATATACAAATGAAAAATTTGAAGGTTTCGAACTTAAACGTAAACTTGATGATTTATACTTTGTTACATTTACGAACTACAGTGACGATGTGTTTGCTAAAGTAGCGTTCAAACCAGTTGATATTAAAAATACAATCGGTGAAGTAGCTCAAAAAAATAATTTAAAACAATTAAGAATTGCAGAAACAGAAAAATTCCCACACGTAACTTATTTCATGAGTGGTGGTTCTCATGCAGAGTTTGAAGGTGAACGTCGTGTACTAATCGATTCACCTAAAGTTGCAACATATGACTTAAAACCTGAAATGAGCGCTTATGAAGTGAAAGATGCATTAATTGGTGAATTAGATAAAGGTGATTTAGATTTAATTATCTTGAACTTTGCTAATCCAGATATGGTTGGTCACAGTGGTATGCTTGAACCAACAATCAAAGCAATTGAAGCAGTCGATGAATGTTTAGGTGAAGTTGTTGATAAAATCTTATCTATGAATGGTACTGCTATTATTACAGCCGATCATGGTAATTCAGATGAAGTATTAACAGATAGTGAATCACCTATGACAACTCATACAACAAACCCAGTTCCTGTTATCGTAACAAAAGAAGGGGTAGAAGTAAGAAGTGGCGGACGCTTAGCAGACTTAGCGCCAACACTGATTGACTTACTTGGAGTAGAACAACCAGAAGATATGACTGGTAAATCATTAATCAAATAA
- the rnr gene encoding ribonuclease R, protein MNLREEVEQIISEQDYRPMTVSEFQDVLGLSNADSFKELIKVLVDLEQTGQLERTKTDRYKKTRDKSDLVKGTLSQHKKGFAFLRPEDDTIEDIFIPPNQINKAMDGDVVLVEVVPSRGDHKGKIEGRVKAITTRNITQVVGTYTEAKHFGFVLPDDKRITQDIFIPKGKHLGAIEGHKVLVEITEYADGTHNPEGHVKAILGHKNDPGVDILSIIYQHGINIEFPDNVIEAAENVPDEIQSDELKGRRDLRDELTITIDGADAKDLDDAVSVKSLDNGLTELTVSIADVSYYVTENSDLDKEAYDRATSVYLVDRVIPMIPHRLSNGICSLNPNVDRLTLSCRMQINQQGEVVNHEIFESVIHSDYRMTYSDVNDIIENDNQVIREQYAEITPMLDLAQQLSKQLIAKRKRRGEIDFDIKEAQVLVDGDGIPTDIKVRERNNAERLIESFMLSANETIAEHFSKLELPFIYRVHENPKAERLNQFFEFIANFGLAVKGSSEDIHPSTLQKIVEEVAGQKEEMVISTLMLRSMQQARYSEDNLGHFGLSADYYTHFTSPIRRYPDLIVHRLIRKYLIEKSMNSKQIRHWEEMLPDIADHTSKRERRAIDAERDTDDLKKSEYMIQHVGEVFTGIISSVANFGMFVELENTIEGMVHISNLTDDYYNFDERNMAIIGERQAKVFRIGDKVEVKVINVNVDERMIDFQIVGMPIAEKNRERLAREKTIKAKKRGPAKDDEKPNKHKKGRAKGKQQGNRGGKGNNKDKKPYYKAKSVKNKARRKKK, encoded by the coding sequence ATGAATCTAAGAGAAGAAGTTGAACAAATTATTAGTGAACAAGATTACCGTCCTATGACAGTAAGTGAATTTCAAGATGTTTTGGGATTGAGTAATGCTGATTCATTTAAAGAGTTAATTAAAGTACTCGTTGATTTAGAACAAACGGGTCAACTAGAGAGAACGAAGACAGATAGATATAAAAAGACAAGAGACAAATCAGATCTAGTTAAAGGGACTTTAAGTCAACACAAAAAGGGGTTTGCATTTTTAAGACCTGAAGATGATACAATCGAAGATATTTTCATTCCACCTAATCAAATTAACAAAGCAATGGATGGAGATGTAGTACTCGTTGAAGTCGTGCCATCACGTGGTGACCATAAAGGTAAGATTGAAGGTAGAGTTAAAGCAATTACAACACGTAACATTACGCAAGTTGTAGGAACTTATACAGAAGCGAAACACTTTGGATTCGTACTACCTGATGATAAACGTATTACACAAGATATATTTATACCTAAAGGCAAGCACTTAGGTGCGATTGAAGGCCATAAAGTATTAGTTGAGATAACAGAATACGCAGATGGTACACATAACCCTGAAGGGCATGTTAAAGCTATATTAGGACATAAAAATGATCCAGGTGTAGATATACTTTCTATCATTTATCAACATGGCATTAATATTGAGTTCCCGGATAATGTAATTGAAGCGGCTGAGAATGTACCGGATGAAATTCAATCTGACGAATTAAAAGGCCGTAGAGATTTAAGAGATGAATTGACGATTACAATTGATGGTGCAGATGCTAAAGATTTAGATGATGCTGTATCTGTGAAATCACTTGATAACGGTCTAACAGAATTGACAGTAAGTATTGCTGATGTCAGCTATTATGTTACTGAAAACAGTGACTTAGACAAAGAAGCGTATGATAGAGCGACAAGTGTGTATCTTGTTGATAGAGTTATACCGATGATTCCACATCGACTAAGTAACGGAATTTGTTCGTTAAACCCTAATGTTGATCGCTTAACGTTAAGCTGTAGAATGCAAATCAATCAACAAGGTGAAGTCGTGAATCACGAAATCTTTGAAAGTGTTATCCATTCAGATTATAGAATGACATATTCTGATGTTAACGATATTATCGAAAATGATAATCAAGTGATTAGAGAGCAATATGCAGAAATAACACCAATGCTTGATTTAGCACAACAATTATCTAAACAATTAATCGCTAAACGTAAACGTCGTGGTGAGATTGATTTTGATATTAAAGAAGCACAAGTATTAGTTGATGGAGACGGTATTCCAACAGATATTAAAGTGAGAGAAAGAAATAACGCAGAGCGACTTATAGAAAGCTTTATGTTATCAGCAAATGAAACAATTGCTGAACACTTTAGTAAACTTGAATTACCATTCATCTATCGTGTCCATGAAAATCCTAAAGCAGAACGCTTAAATCAATTCTTTGAATTTATTGCGAACTTTGGTCTTGCTGTTAAAGGCTCAAGTGAAGATATTCATCCATCAACACTACAAAAAATTGTAGAAGAAGTTGCTGGACAAAAAGAAGAAATGGTTATATCTACTTTAATGTTGAGAAGTATGCAACAAGCAAGATATAGCGAAGATAATTTAGGACATTTTGGATTGTCAGCAGATTATTATACACATTTCACATCACCAATTCGAAGATATCCAGACTTAATTGTTCATAGATTAATTCGTAAATATTTAATCGAGAAATCCATGAACAGTAAACAAATTCGTCATTGGGAAGAAATGTTACCTGATATTGCAGATCATACATCTAAACGTGAAAGAAGAGCGATTGATGCTGAACGAGATACAGATGACTTGAAGAAATCAGAGTATATGATTCAACACGTTGGAGAAGTATTTACGGGTATTATTAGCTCAGTAGCGAACTTTGGTATGTTCGTTGAGTTAGAGAATACAATTGAAGGTATGGTACACATTTCTAACTTAACAGATGATTACTATAACTTTGATGAACGCAATATGGCAATTATAGGTGAACGCCAAGCTAAAGTATTTAGAATTGGTGATAAAGTAGAAGTCAAAGTAATCAATGTAAATGTTGATGAAAGAATGATTGATTTCCAAATTGTAGGTATGCCAATTGCTGAGAAGAATAGAGAGCGTTTAGCACGTGAGAAGACAATCAAAGCTAAGAAGCGCGGACCAGCGAAAGATGATGAAAAGCCAAACAAGCATAAAAAAGGCAGAGCTAAAGGCAAACAACAAGGTAATAGAGGCGGTAAGGGTAACAATAAAGACAAGAAACCTTATTACAAAGCTAAATCTGTGAAGAATAAAGCGAGAAGAAAGAAAAAATAG
- the eno gene encoding phosphopyruvate hydratase, which yields MPIITDIYAREVLDSRGNPTVEVEVLTESGAFGRALVPSGASTGEYEAVELRDGDKERYLGKGVLKAVENVNEIIAPEIIEGEFSALEQVSIDKLMIALDGTPNKAKLGANAILGVSIAVARAASDFLGQPLYKYLGGFNGVQLPVPMMNIVNGGSHSDAPIAFQEFMILPVGAESFKEALRWGAEIFHNLAKILKSRGLVTAVGDEGGFAPKFEGTEDGVETILEAIKAVGLEPGKDVFLGFDCAASEFYENGVYDYAKFEGENGVKRTSEEQVNFLEELVNKYPIITIEDGMDENDWDGWKILTDRIGDRVQLVGDDLFVTNTEKLSEGIEKGIGNSILIKVNQIGTLTETFEAIEMAQKAGYTAVVSHRSGETEDTTISDIAVATNAGQIKTGSLSRTDRIAKYNQLLRIEDELFETGKFEGIKAFYNLAK from the coding sequence ATGCCAATTATTACAGATATTTATGCACGCGAAGTATTAGATTCACGTGGTAACCCAACAGTAGAGGTAGAAGTATTAACAGAAAGCGGTGCTTTTGGTAGAGCATTAGTACCATCAGGTGCTTCAACTGGTGAATACGAAGCAGTTGAATTACGTGACGGAGACAAAGAACGTTACTTAGGTAAAGGTGTTCTTAAAGCAGTTGAAAACGTAAATGAAATTATCGCTCCTGAAATTATTGAAGGCGAATTCTCAGCTTTAGAACAAGTTTCTATCGATAAATTAATGATCGCTTTAGATGGTACACCTAACAAAGCTAAATTAGGTGCTAATGCTATTCTTGGTGTTTCTATTGCAGTAGCTCGTGCTGCTTCAGACTTCTTAGGTCAACCATTATACAAATATCTTGGTGGATTCAACGGAGTTCAATTACCAGTTCCAATGATGAACATTGTAAACGGTGGTTCTCACTCAGACGCACCAATCGCATTCCAAGAGTTCATGATTTTACCAGTAGGTGCTGAATCATTTAAAGAAGCTTTACGTTGGGGTGCTGAAATCTTCCACAACTTAGCTAAAATCTTAAAATCTCGTGGATTAGTAACTGCAGTAGGTGACGAAGGTGGTTTCGCTCCTAAATTTGAAGGTACTGAAGATGGCGTTGAAACAATCTTAGAAGCAATCAAAGCAGTTGGTTTAGAGCCAGGTAAAGATGTATTCTTAGGATTTGACTGTGCTGCATCTGAATTCTACGAAAATGGTGTATATGACTACGCTAAATTCGAAGGTGAAAACGGTGTGAAACGTACTTCTGAAGAACAAGTAAACTTCTTAGAAGAATTAGTTAACAAATACCCAATCATCACAATCGAAGACGGTATGGACGAAAACGACTGGGACGGATGGAAAATCCTTACTGACCGTATCGGCGACCGCGTTCAATTAGTAGGTGACGATTTATTCGTAACTAACACTGAAAAATTATCTGAAGGTATCGAAAAAGGTATCGGTAACTCAATCTTAATCAAAGTTAACCAAATCGGTACTTTAACTGAAACTTTCGAAGCTATTGAAATGGCTCAAAAAGCTGGTTACACTGCAGTTGTTTCTCACCGTTCAGGTGAAACAGAAGATACTACAATTTCTGATATCGCAGTTGCAACAAATGCTGGACAAATCAAAACAGGTTCATTATCAAGAACTGACCGTATTGCTAAATACAATCAATTATTACGTATCGAAGATGAATTATTCGAAACTGGTAAATTTGAAGGTATCAAAGCTTTCTATAACTTAGCAAAATAA
- the gap gene encoding type I glyceraldehyde-3-phosphate dehydrogenase: MATKVAINGFGRIGRLAFRRLQEVENIEVVAINDLTDDAMLAHLLKYDSTQGRFKDEVEVIEGGFRVNGKEIKTFENANPKELPWGDLDIDVVLECTGFFADKEKASAHIEAGAKKVLISAPASGDLKTIVYNVNHDELDGSEEIVSGASCTTNCLAPMAKVLNDQFGIVEGLMMTIHAYTGDQNTLDAPHSKGDFRRARAAAQNIVPNSTGAAKAIGLVIPELKGKLDGSAQRVPVATGSVTELTAVLDKEVSVEEINAAMKNATNDSFGYTEDEIVSSDIIGITYGSLFDATQTRVMTVGDRQLVKTVSWYDNEMSYTSQLVRTLEFLAAQANK, from the coding sequence ATGGCAACTAAAGTAGCAATTAATGGATTTGGTAGAATCGGTCGTTTAGCATTCAGAAGATTACAAGAAGTAGAAAATATCGAAGTAGTAGCAATCAACGATTTAACTGACGATGCAATGTTAGCTCACTTATTAAAATACGATTCAACTCAAGGTCGTTTCAAAGACGAAGTAGAAGTTATCGAAGGCGGATTCCGCGTTAACGGTAAAGAAATCAAAACTTTCGAAAATGCTAACCCTAAAGAATTACCATGGGGCGATTTAGATATCGACGTAGTATTAGAATGTACTGGTTTCTTCGCTGACAAAGAAAAAGCATCAGCTCACATCGAAGCAGGCGCTAAAAAAGTATTAATCTCAGCTCCAGCATCAGGCGACTTAAAAACAATCGTTTATAACGTTAACCATGACGAATTAGACGGTTCAGAAGAAATCGTTTCAGGTGCTTCATGTACAACTAACTGTTTAGCTCCAATGGCTAAAGTATTAAATGATCAATTCGGTATCGTTGAAGGTTTAATGATGACTATTCACGCATACACTGGTGACCAAAATACTTTAGATGCACCTCATTCAAAAGGTGACTTCCGTCGTGCGCGTGCAGCAGCTCAAAACATCGTACCTAACTCAACTGGTGCAGCTAAAGCTATCGGCTTAGTAATTCCAGAATTAAAAGGTAAATTAGATGGATCAGCTCAACGTGTACCAGTAGCAACTGGTTCAGTTACAGAATTAACTGCAGTATTAGACAAAGAAGTTTCAGTAGAAGAAATCAATGCAGCAATGAAAAATGCTACAAATGATTCATTCGGTTACACTGAAGACGAAATCGTATCTTCTGATATCATTGGTATCACTTACGGTTCATTATTCGATGCAACTCAAACTCGTGTAATGACAGTTGGAGATCGTCAATTAGTTAAAACTGTATCTTGGTATGACAATGAAATGTCTTACACTTCACAATTAGTTCGTACTTTAGAATTTTTAGCTGCTCAAGCTAACAAATAA